The Brassica rapa cultivar Chiifu-401-42 chromosome A10, CAAS_Brap_v3.01, whole genome shotgun sequence genome segment TATGCACGGCTTGTGATTCACAGATTCATTCCGCAAATCCACTTGCTAGACGCCACCAGCGTGTTCCAATCCTGCCAATCTCTGGTTCCATGGTCACTAACCATTCGAGTGAGACGACAGAGGCAGAGGACATAGTGGTGGTgggtcaagaagaagaagatgaagcagaGGCGGCTTCTTGGTTGTTGCCTACTTCAGTTAAAAACTGTGGtgacaacaacaataacaacaacaacagtcaGGACAATAGGTTCTCGGTTGGTGAAGAGTATCTGGACCTTGTCGATTACAGTAAGTATCAACAAGACTACAACGTACCTCAGAGGAGGAGCTATGTGGCAGATGGGGTTGTTCCACTTCAGGTTGAAGTATCAAAGAGTCTGAGTCACATGCACCACGAGCAACACAACTTTCAGTTTGGTTTCACCAATGTCTCCTCAGAAGCTTCCCCAATTcatatggttagtcttgtgccAGAGTCAACATTGAGTGAGACAACAGTTTCAAACCCAAGATCGCCCAAAGCGGCAACGG includes the following:
- the LOC103846378 gene encoding zinc finger protein CONSTANS-LIKE 1, whose product is MLKQEGNWAQTCDTCRSAACTVYCRPDSAYLCTSCDAQIHEANRLASRHERVRVCQSCERAPAAFFCKADAASLCTACDSQIHSANPLARRHQRVPILPISGSMVTNHSSETTEAEDIVVVGQEEEDEAEAASWLLPTSVKNCGDNNNNNNNSQDNRFSVGEEYLDLVDYSKYQQDYNVPQRRSYVADGVVPLQVEVSKSLSHMHHEQHNFQFGFTNVSSEASPIHMVSLVPESTLSETTVSNPRSPKAATEELPEAPVQMLSPMERKARVMRYREKKKTRKFEKTIRYASRKEYAEKRPRIKGRFAKRNEVDAEEADKAFSSMVMFDTGYGIVPSF